A DNA window from Stutzerimonas stutzeri contains the following coding sequences:
- a CDS encoding sigma-54-dependent Fis family transcriptional regulator → MNLLSGPVSHIDAVLSLAHTPHLPGDRDPIIARSWRRCVHDYGLDPARPAEARYVPRQVLREHQDQADELINVARAGVEHLYRQIAELGYVILLTDNRGIAVQFLGDPADEKSHRKTGLFLGSDWGEDHAGTCAVGTCIKEQQALTCHQHDHFSVWHTNLTCTAVPMFNPQGQLLAVLDISALHSPPTKDSQTFALQLVKQYARMIEDAYFMRVYRERPILCFDGSREFVVINRRYLLALGDNGELLAGNTAARGLLAEHGLMTPGLFGNAGQTRIDQLFDCELADVLSIPYASHDQVRAFRTHRHQLFFAALMEPRRRVAEPVERSVPGGHSALDALADDDPVMRKMLARARRLCSEPLNVLLNGETGTGKERLAKALHESGSRRSKPFVAINCGAMPESLIESELFGYAPGTFTGARSKGMRGLIQQADGGTLFLDEIGDMPLHLQTRLLRVLAEQEVMPLGAEKPVKVDIRVVAASHRDLRQMVEAGAFREDLFYRLNGALLKLPPLRERADKGFLIERVFAELAEGRPGNPHLRGDAMSALLAYPWPGNIRELRNVLQYALATCEGDEITVQDLPDECLPPILARCRQSAAAAEPESAAALRETLRRHRWNVSAAARELGVSRPTMYRRMRVLGIEAPV, encoded by the coding sequence ATGAATCTGCTGTCCGGTCCTGTCAGCCATATCGACGCGGTGTTATCGCTCGCCCACACGCCGCATCTGCCAGGTGATCGCGACCCGATCATTGCGCGCTCATGGCGCCGCTGTGTGCACGATTACGGCCTGGACCCGGCGCGCCCGGCCGAAGCCCGTTACGTGCCCCGGCAGGTCCTGCGTGAGCATCAGGACCAGGCCGACGAATTGATCAACGTCGCCCGTGCTGGCGTGGAGCACCTCTACCGGCAGATTGCCGAACTCGGCTACGTGATCCTGCTGACCGACAATCGCGGCATCGCGGTGCAGTTTCTCGGCGACCCGGCGGATGAAAAGTCGCATCGCAAGACCGGTCTTTTTCTCGGTTCCGATTGGGGCGAGGACCATGCGGGTACCTGCGCGGTCGGCACCTGCATCAAGGAACAGCAGGCACTCACCTGTCACCAGCACGATCACTTCAGCGTCTGGCACACCAACCTCACCTGTACCGCCGTGCCCATGTTCAACCCGCAGGGTCAGTTACTGGCGGTACTGGATATCTCGGCGCTGCATTCGCCGCCGACCAAGGACTCCCAGACCTTCGCCCTGCAGCTGGTCAAGCAGTACGCGCGGATGATCGAGGACGCCTACTTCATGCGGGTTTACCGCGAGCGGCCAATTCTCTGTTTCGACGGCTCCCGTGAGTTCGTGGTGATCAACCGGCGCTATTTGCTGGCGCTGGGGGACAACGGCGAGCTGCTGGCCGGCAACACCGCTGCGCGCGGTCTGCTCGCCGAGCATGGATTGATGACGCCCGGGCTCTTTGGTAACGCGGGACAGACGCGGATTGACCAATTGTTCGATTGCGAGCTCGCTGACGTCCTGAGCATTCCCTACGCCAGCCACGACCAGGTCCGCGCGTTTCGCACCCATCGGCACCAGTTGTTCTTCGCCGCGCTGATGGAGCCGCGCCGCCGGGTGGCGGAACCGGTCGAACGCAGTGTCCCCGGTGGCCACTCCGCGCTTGATGCGCTGGCCGACGACGACCCAGTCATGCGCAAGATGCTCGCGCGCGCCCGACGCCTGTGCAGCGAGCCACTCAACGTGCTGCTCAACGGCGAGACCGGAACCGGCAAAGAGCGGCTGGCCAAGGCACTGCATGAAAGCGGCAGCCGGCGGAGCAAACCTTTCGTGGCGATCAACTGCGGTGCGATGCCCGAATCGCTGATCGAAAGCGAGCTGTTCGGCTATGCCCCGGGCACCTTTACCGGGGCGCGCAGCAAGGGTATGCGCGGGCTGATCCAGCAGGCCGATGGCGGCACGCTGTTCCTCGATGAGATCGGCGACATGCCGTTGCATCTGCAGACCCGCTTGTTGCGTGTGCTGGCCGAACAGGAAGTGATGCCGCTGGGTGCCGAGAAACCGGTGAAGGTGGATATCCGCGTGGTGGCCGCCAGCCACCGCGACCTGCGGCAGATGGTCGAGGCGGGGGCGTTCCGTGAGGATCTGTTTTACCGCCTGAACGGCGCGTTGCTGAAGCTGCCGCCGCTGCGCGAGCGCGCCGACAAAGGCTTTTTGATTGAGCGGGTATTCGCCGAACTCGCCGAGGGCCGGCCGGGCAATCCGCATCTGCGTGGCGATGCCATGAGTGCGCTGCTGGCCTATCCTTGGCCGGGCAACATTCGCGAGCTGCGCAACGTACTTCAATACGCGCTGGCGACTTGTGAGGGTGACGAGATCACCGTGCAGGATCTGCCTGACGAGTGCCTGCCGCCGATTCTGGCGCGCTGTCGTCAATCGGCGGCCGCAGCCGAACCCGAGTCGGCGGCAGCGCTGCGCGAGACGCTGCGCCGTCATCGCTGGAACGTCAGCGCCGCCGCGCGCGAACTTGGCGTGTCGCGACCGACGATGTATCGCCGCATGCGCGTGCTGGGTATCGAAGCGCCGGTCTGA
- a CDS encoding LysR family transcriptional regulator, translated as MSRKLRIHSPAIHYFDMVRRCQSIREASRRLNVASSAVNRQILKLEDEIGTPLFERLPGGLRLTAAGEIFARHVIVVLQDAERVRSELDALQGLRTGHVEIATVSGVTTDLLPGVLEQLRERYPRVTVGVTSLGSQAIPEAVISGQADIGLAFALPRTTDLQQLGVGHFRLGAIVNPAHPLATRSDVSFATCAEYPLILAKSDLSIHHLLAPLLARTRPRHKAPLETSSVELALQMAKRGTGVAFQTRIGIEAELANGTLVHVPLNDSGSVFSDLGVYVRSSRYLPVAVDAFVRALSEEIAVREAAQNGAGSNGTTAG; from the coding sequence GTGTCGCGCAAGCTGCGCATCCACTCGCCGGCCATCCATTACTTCGACATGGTGCGCCGCTGCCAGTCGATTCGCGAAGCGTCGCGGCGGCTGAACGTTGCCTCTTCGGCGGTGAACCGGCAGATTCTCAAGCTCGAAGACGAGATCGGCACGCCGCTGTTCGAACGTCTGCCCGGTGGGCTGCGACTGACCGCTGCCGGCGAGATCTTCGCCCGCCACGTCATCGTCGTACTGCAGGACGCCGAGCGCGTGCGCTCCGAACTGGATGCACTACAGGGCCTGCGCACCGGCCATGTGGAAATTGCCACCGTATCGGGCGTCACCACCGATCTATTGCCCGGCGTGCTGGAGCAACTGCGCGAGCGCTATCCACGGGTCACAGTGGGCGTCACCAGCCTCGGCTCGCAGGCAATTCCCGAAGCGGTCATCAGCGGTCAGGCGGACATCGGCCTGGCTTTTGCCCTGCCGCGCACCACCGATCTGCAGCAGCTGGGCGTCGGCCATTTCCGCCTGGGCGCCATCGTCAACCCGGCGCATCCGCTGGCCACGCGATCCGACGTCAGCTTCGCCACCTGCGCCGAATATCCGCTGATCCTCGCCAAGAGCGACCTTTCCATTCATCACCTGCTGGCACCGCTGCTGGCGCGTACTCGTCCGCGACACAAGGCGCCACTGGAAACCAGTTCGGTGGAGCTGGCCCTGCAGATGGCCAAGCGCGGCACCGGCGTCGCGTTCCAGACGCGCATCGGCATCGAGGCCGAACTCGCCAACGGCACGCTGGTGCATGTGCCGCTGAACGACAGCGGCTCGGTATTCAGCGACCTCGGCGTCTACGTGCGCAGCTCGCGCTACCTGCCGGTCGCAGTGGATGCGTTCGTCCGCGCGTTGAGTGAAGAGATCGCCGTTCGCGAAGCCGCGCAGAACGGCGCCGGCAGCAACGGGACGACAGCCGGCTGA
- a CDS encoding TetR/AcrR family transcriptional regulator, which yields MDKNNAPQPLYTAQGKPAGRIRQKNEESILAAAAEEFARYGFKGTSMNAIATRAGLPKANVHYYFNSKLGLYVEVMRHILELWDTAFDDMTVDDDPATALAEYIRIKMEFSRRHPQASKIFAMEVISGCECLSEHFNKDYRNWFRGRAAVFDAWIAAGKMDPVDPMHLIFMIWSSTQHYADFSDQIRRINGKRMTRADFSQASDNLIAIILKGCGLTPPPTAER from the coding sequence ATGGACAAGAACAACGCACCGCAGCCGCTCTACACCGCACAAGGCAAACCCGCTGGCCGTATTCGCCAGAAGAATGAGGAATCCATACTCGCTGCCGCCGCCGAAGAGTTCGCCCGCTACGGCTTCAAAGGCACCAGCATGAATGCCATTGCCACCCGCGCAGGGCTGCCCAAGGCGAATGTGCATTACTACTTCAACAGCAAGCTCGGGCTGTACGTCGAAGTCATGCGCCACATCCTCGAACTCTGGGACACCGCCTTCGATGACATGACCGTAGACGACGACCCGGCCACCGCGCTGGCCGAGTACATCCGCATCAAGATGGAATTCTCGCGCCGTCATCCGCAGGCGTCGAAGATCTTCGCCATGGAGGTCATCAGCGGCTGTGAATGCCTGTCCGAGCATTTCAACAAGGACTACCGCAACTGGTTTCGCGGCCGTGCCGCCGTATTCGACGCCTGGATCGCCGCCGGCAAGATGGACCCCGTGGACCCGATGCACCTGATCTTCATGATCTGGAGCAGCACTCAGCACTACGCCGATTTTTCCGATCAGATCCGCCGCATCAACGGCAAACGCATGACCCGCGCAGACTTTTCCCAGGCCAGCGACAACCTGATCGCCATCATTCTTAAAGGCTGCGGACTAACACCGCCGCCAACCGCGGAGCGCTGA
- a CDS encoding ATP-dependent zinc protease family protein produces MNASRLLAVPAALLLSLTTLSSLAAEGTPLGWVERGLILPEQVTVKFKLDTGALTSSMHAEDLDYFEKNGDKWVRFDLDLKDVEHDKLVKSRIERKLQRELTVRGAGGKEDRPVVLMKVCVGDRLLEEEFSLRDRDEMHYPVLLGRRTLEKLGPVDSARTFTIEPNCSEVANR; encoded by the coding sequence TTGAACGCCTCTCGATTGCTCGCAGTGCCGGCCGCCCTACTCCTTTCTCTGACCACCCTGTCATCGCTTGCGGCAGAAGGTACGCCGCTGGGCTGGGTGGAGCGCGGCCTGATCCTCCCGGAACAGGTCACGGTGAAATTCAAACTCGATACCGGGGCGCTGACGTCCTCCATGCACGCCGAGGACCTCGACTACTTCGAGAAGAACGGCGACAAGTGGGTCCGCTTCGATCTAGACCTCAAGGACGTCGAGCATGACAAGCTGGTCAAGTCGCGGATCGAACGCAAACTTCAGCGGGAGCTGACTGTTCGCGGCGCCGGCGGCAAGGAAGACCGACCTGTGGTGCTGATGAAGGTCTGCGTCGGTGATCGCCTGCTCGAAGAGGAGTTCTCGCTACGGGACCGGGACGAGATGCACTACCCGGTGCTGCTTGGTCGGCGGACCTTGGAAAAGCTCGGCCCGGTGGACTCGGCACGCACCTTCACCATCGAGCCCAATTGCTCCGAAGTAGCCAATCGCTGA
- a CDS encoding class I SAM-dependent methyltransferase: MTPEHLSILQDHLLDALANVPDETRRLFHGRGRCYPGLEQLTVDWLQGVLLVALFRDPGEAERAALGQMLMALTESPAWQQSQAQRLLLQHRYLPDAPTEALLGDVPAEWQISENGLRYKLDLGRKQNNGLFLDMRYGRRWVQEHAQGKRVLNLFAYTCGFSVAAIAGGAEHVVNLDMASAALTRGRENHRLNGHDLSRVSFLGHELFKSWGKVKKLGPYDLVIIDPPSFQKGSFALTRDYQKILRKLPELLNADGQVLACVNDPDIGADFLIQGMAAEAPQLRFEQRLENPPEFPDISPESGLKAMLFVTSG, encoded by the coding sequence ATGACGCCCGAACACCTCTCCATTCTGCAAGATCACCTGCTCGACGCCTTGGCCAACGTGCCCGACGAGACGCGGCGGTTGTTTCACGGCCGCGGCCGCTGCTATCCGGGGCTCGAACAACTGACCGTCGACTGGCTGCAGGGCGTGCTGCTGGTGGCGCTGTTTCGTGATCCCGGCGAGGCGGAACGGGCGGCGCTAGGGCAGATGCTTATGGCGCTGACCGAATCCCCGGCCTGGCAGCAGAGCCAGGCGCAGCGCTTGCTGCTGCAGCATCGCTATCTGCCGGATGCGCCGACCGAAGCGTTGCTGGGCGATGTGCCCGCCGAGTGGCAGATCAGCGAGAACGGCCTGCGCTACAAGCTCGATCTCGGGCGCAAGCAGAACAACGGTCTGTTTCTCGACATGCGCTACGGCCGACGCTGGGTGCAGGAACATGCGCAGGGCAAGCGGGTGCTCAACCTGTTCGCCTACACCTGCGGCTTCTCCGTCGCAGCGATTGCCGGTGGCGCCGAGCACGTGGTCAATCTGGACATGGCCAGTGCCGCCCTGACCCGTGGGCGGGAGAACCATCGCCTCAATGGACACGATCTGAGTCGGGTCAGCTTTCTCGGCCACGAGCTGTTTAAATCCTGGGGCAAGGTGAAAAAGCTCGGGCCTTACGATCTGGTCATCATCGACCCGCCATCCTTCCAGAAGGGCAGCTTTGCCCTGACCCGCGACTACCAGAAGATCCTGCGTAAGCTGCCGGAATTGCTGAACGCCGACGGCCAGGTGCTGGCCTGTGTGAATGACCCGGACATCGGCGCGGACTTCCTGATCCAGGGCATGGCTGCCGAGGCGCCGCAGCTGCGTTTCGAGCAGCGTCTGGAGAACCCGCCGGAGTTTCCCGACATCAGCCCCGAGAGCGGGCTCAAGGCGATGCTGTTCGTAACGTCGGGTTAA
- a CDS encoding phosphate ABC transporter substrate-binding protein, protein MPELRHRPQQLTSPRLRAAIAVALLTIATPTLAALSDSEMAARDTENKRLTAELLAKPNELTQPLESKYNHIITYGQSLASAAEGWPALSVAPRYDNLMLGDSPRSAAFSGATFKPVGDAAFTPLRAVVQQKSNAAVLLDTEKVAKLDPKAQEEGESVEVGALNMARRLYLHHLGRDTDPDHLLVASNASTSGRSVAQLSKSGGTNEYQRVIQAVEQAKALADAQQESYSISAFFWLQGEFDYSHTNGGKNDQAYYKAKLRQLRDDLYADTAKAIAGQEKMPAFFSYQTDAKSSVKDGSLAIGMAQWELAEEEPGWYLVGPVYPYTDKGVHLSANGYRWFGQMLGKVYHHVVIERKEWVPLSPRQATAEGRDVLIDFHVPHPPLAFDQPYIGHQARDVKDKGFVLRDDQGEVPIDAVEIAADTIVRLRAGRDLSGQPRVSYASHQVGGAGQLRDSDPMRADATYEYLPDLMPAEANIKALVHQPYPLHNWSIAFDIAAEKGTPTEQPVSE, encoded by the coding sequence ATGCCCGAGCTTCGCCATCGCCCCCAACAGCTGACTTCTCCACGTCTGCGTGCAGCCATCGCCGTAGCCCTGCTGACCATCGCCACGCCCACCCTCGCCGCCCTGTCGGACAGTGAAATGGCTGCCCGTGATACCGAAAACAAGCGTCTGACCGCTGAACTGCTGGCAAAGCCGAACGAGCTGACTCAACCGCTGGAAAGCAAGTACAACCACATCATCACCTACGGCCAATCGCTCGCCTCCGCGGCCGAAGGCTGGCCGGCACTCTCGGTCGCACCGCGCTACGACAACCTGATGCTCGGCGATTCGCCACGTTCGGCCGCCTTCAGCGGTGCAACGTTCAAACCGGTGGGCGATGCCGCGTTCACCCCACTGCGGGCCGTGGTGCAACAGAAGAGCAACGCGGCAGTGCTGCTCGATACGGAAAAGGTCGCCAAACTTGACCCGAAGGCCCAGGAGGAAGGTGAATCTGTGGAAGTCGGCGCGCTGAACATGGCGCGGCGGCTGTATCTGCATCACCTGGGCCGCGATACCGATCCGGATCACCTGCTTGTCGCCAGCAATGCCTCAACCTCCGGCCGCTCCGTCGCCCAGCTTTCAAAAAGCGGCGGCACCAATGAATACCAGCGCGTGATCCAGGCAGTCGAACAGGCCAAGGCGCTCGCCGATGCCCAGCAAGAGAGTTACAGCATCAGCGCCTTCTTCTGGCTGCAAGGCGAATTCGACTATTCCCACACCAACGGCGGCAAGAACGACCAGGCCTACTACAAGGCCAAACTGCGCCAGTTGCGCGACGACCTCTACGCCGACACCGCCAAGGCCATCGCAGGTCAGGAAAAGATGCCGGCCTTCTTCAGCTACCAAACCGACGCCAAATCCTCGGTCAAGGATGGCTCGCTCGCCATCGGCATGGCGCAATGGGAACTGGCCGAGGAAGAACCCGGCTGGTACTTGGTCGGCCCGGTCTACCCGTACACCGACAAGGGCGTGCACCTGTCGGCAAACGGCTACCGCTGGTTCGGCCAGATGCTCGGCAAGGTCTATCACCACGTCGTCATCGAGCGAAAAGAGTGGGTGCCGCTGTCGCCGCGCCAGGCCACGGCCGAAGGCCGCGACGTGTTGATCGACTTCCACGTACCGCACCCACCATTGGCGTTCGACCAACCCTACATCGGTCACCAGGCCCGCGACGTGAAGGACAAGGGTTTCGTGCTGCGTGACGACCAAGGGGAAGTACCCATCGATGCAGTCGAAATCGCCGCCGATACCATTGTGCGCCTGCGTGCCGGACGCGACCTCAGCGGCCAGCCGCGCGTCAGCTACGCCAGCCACCAGGTCGGCGGCGCCGGCCAGCTACGTGACAGCGACCCCATGCGCGCCGACGCCACCTACGAATACCTGCCCGACCTGATGCCCGCCGAAGCCAACATCAAGGCACTGGTGCACCAGCCCTACCCGCTGCACAACTGGAGTATCGCGTTCGATATCGCCGCTGAAAAAGGCACGCCGACGGAACAGCCTGTCAGCGAGTAG
- a CDS encoding gluconate 2-dehydrogenase subunit 3 family protein, with translation MHDSARPQGTLNRRRFLSISGQSLLALSLSQLIPVNLLAEERLPDLPDGLLRMGRDVFPHEFISDHHYVLPLLGLVDEQPALVARGLDELQQQARQSHGSPFEQLDEAERVALLTEIENTPFFKAVRSSLMFGLYDNKALFPLFGYEGSSWEYGGYVNRGFDDLNWL, from the coding sequence ATGCACGATTCAGCTCGCCCGCAGGGCACGCTAAACCGGCGACGTTTTCTTTCCATTTCCGGCCAGTCCTTGCTGGCACTCAGCCTGTCACAACTGATCCCGGTGAACCTGCTCGCCGAGGAACGCCTGCCAGACCTGCCCGACGGCCTGCTGCGCATGGGCCGCGACGTGTTTCCCCACGAGTTCATCAGCGACCACCACTACGTACTGCCCTTGCTCGGCCTGGTGGATGAACAGCCAGCCCTGGTCGCTCGCGGCCTGGACGAACTGCAGCAGCAGGCGCGTCAGTCCCATGGCTCGCCATTCGAACAGCTCGATGAGGCCGAGCGCGTGGCCCTGCTGACCGAGATCGAAAACACCCCCTTCTTCAAGGCCGTGCGCAGCAGCCTGATGTTCGGCCTGTACGACAACAAGGCGCTGTTTCCACTGTTCGGCTACGAGGGTTCGTCCTGGGAATACGGCGGCTACGTCAACCGCGGCTTCGACGACCTGAACTGGCTCTAA
- a CDS encoding GMC family oxidoreductase produces the protein MATFAQDDDGVVVIIGSGAGGGTLANALAKQKIRSVVLEAGKRHTLEDIENDEWAMFKKISWLDKRQAAGGWHLAENNPTLPAWIVKGVGGSTVHWAGIALRFRDFEFKMQSINGDIAGANLLDWPVTLDEMAPWYEKAEKHMGVTGPSTGMAYHPWHNSFKVLATGAKRVGYKEILSGPMAINTEPYDDRAACQQLGFCMQGCKMGAKWSTLYTDIPRAEASGYCEVRPQSMVLRIEHDAKGRASAVVYADAEGSIQRQKARVVCVAGNSIESPRLLLNSASAMFPDGLANSSGQVGRNYMTHTTAGIFAVMPKPVNMHRGTTCAGVISDESYNDPSRGFVGGYRLEILALGLPFLSAFLDPTPKGWGRQFTSRMEKYNHLSGVWLCGEDLPLENNRITLHGSEKDQYGLPIPVVTKSDHPMDAAMRKHGVAATAKCYEAADATDIIELPPYPASHNMGTNRMSAKARDGVVNKWGQSHDIPNLFVSDGSQFTTSGGQNPTLTIVALALRQAEQIGRLLNERAI, from the coding sequence ATGGCAACTTTTGCCCAGGACGACGATGGCGTCGTGGTGATCATCGGCTCCGGTGCCGGCGGCGGGACGCTCGCGAACGCGCTGGCCAAGCAGAAGATTCGCAGCGTGGTGCTGGAGGCCGGCAAGCGCCACACGCTGGAGGACATCGAGAACGACGAGTGGGCGATGTTCAAGAAGATCTCCTGGCTCGACAAACGCCAGGCCGCCGGTGGCTGGCACCTGGCCGAGAACAACCCGACCCTGCCCGCCTGGATCGTCAAGGGCGTCGGCGGCAGCACGGTGCATTGGGCCGGCATCGCCCTGCGCTTTCGTGACTTCGAATTCAAGATGCAGAGCATCAATGGCGACATCGCCGGCGCCAACCTGCTCGACTGGCCGGTGACGCTGGACGAGATGGCGCCCTGGTACGAGAAGGCCGAGAAGCACATGGGTGTGACCGGGCCAAGCACCGGCATGGCTTATCACCCGTGGCACAACTCCTTCAAGGTACTGGCCACCGGCGCCAAGCGGGTCGGCTACAAGGAGATCCTCTCCGGGCCGATGGCGATCAACACCGAGCCCTACGATGACCGTGCCGCCTGCCAGCAGCTTGGCTTCTGCATGCAGGGCTGCAAGATGGGCGCGAAGTGGTCGACGCTCTACACCGACATCCCCCGCGCCGAGGCCAGCGGCTACTGCGAAGTGCGCCCGCAGTCGATGGTGCTGCGCATCGAGCATGACGCCAAGGGCCGCGCCAGTGCCGTGGTCTATGCCGACGCCGAGGGCAGCATTCAGCGGCAGAAGGCCCGGGTGGTCTGCGTGGCGGGCAACTCCATCGAGTCGCCGCGGCTGTTGCTCAACTCCGCCTCGGCGATGTTCCCAGACGGGCTGGCCAACTCCTCCGGCCAGGTCGGGCGCAACTACATGACCCACACCACCGCCGGCATCTTCGCGGTGATGCCCAAGCCGGTGAACATGCACCGCGGCACTACCTGCGCCGGCGTCATCTCCGACGAATCCTACAACGACCCGTCGCGCGGCTTCGTCGGCGGCTATCGCCTGGAAATCCTCGCCCTCGGCCTGCCCTTCCTCTCCGCCTTCCTCGACCCCACGCCCAAGGGTTGGGGCCGTCAGTTCACCTCGCGGATGGAGAAGTACAACCACTTGTCCGGGGTCTGGCTGTGCGGCGAAGACCTGCCGCTGGAAAACAACCGCATCACTCTGCACGGCAGCGAGAAGGACCAGTACGGCCTGCCGATTCCGGTGGTGACCAAGAGCGATCACCCAATGGATGCCGCCATGCGCAAACACGGCGTCGCCGCCACGGCGAAGTGCTACGAGGCCGCCGACGCCACCGACATCATCGAGCTGCCGCCCTACCCCGCCAGCCACAACATGGGCACCAACCGCATGAGTGCTAAAGCGCGTGACGGCGTGGTGAACAAGTGGGGCCAGAGCCACGACATTCCTAACCTTTTCGTTTCCGATGGCAGCCAGTTCACTACCAGCGGCGGCCAGAACCCCACCCTCACCATCGTCGCGCTGGCACTGCGCCAGGCCGAGCAGATCGGCCGTCTGCTCAACGAACGTGCGATCTGA
- a CDS encoding thiamine pyrophosphate-dependent dehydrogenase E1 component subunit alpha, translating to MTQPNNSQRLWMYEQMLTSRYMEESIERIYMEGKTPVFNMAKGPIPGEMHLSNGQEPCAVGVCAHLEAADIVTATHRPHHIAVAKGVDLNEMMAEIFGKATGLSGGRGGHMHLFDGRVNFSCSGIIAEGMGPAVGAALSRQMQGKPGVAVSFIGEGAANQGAFHETLNLAALWKLPVVFVIEDNAWGISVAKASATCIAQHHVRAAAYGMPGVFVENNDPDGVFRAAGEAIERARAGGGPTLIEIETYRLAGHFMGDGETYRPEGEKDSLMKKDPIPGYRQRLLDEGVLSEAQAEDIAARARGRIDEAVQFARESPYPRPEEAMEKVFV from the coding sequence ATGACCCAGCCCAACAACTCGCAGCGCCTGTGGATGTACGAGCAGATGCTGACCAGCCGCTACATGGAGGAATCCATCGAGCGCATCTACATGGAAGGCAAGACGCCGGTGTTCAACATGGCCAAGGGGCCGATCCCAGGCGAAATGCACCTTTCCAATGGCCAGGAGCCCTGCGCCGTGGGCGTCTGCGCCCACCTCGAGGCTGCGGACATCGTCACCGCCACCCACCGCCCGCACCACATCGCCGTGGCCAAGGGCGTCGACCTCAACGAGATGATGGCCGAGATCTTCGGCAAGGCCACCGGCCTGTCTGGCGGCCGCGGCGGGCACATGCACCTGTTCGATGGCCGGGTGAATTTCTCCTGCTCGGGGATTATCGCCGAGGGCATGGGCCCAGCGGTCGGCGCGGCGCTGTCGCGGCAGATGCAGGGCAAGCCCGGCGTGGCCGTCTCCTTTATCGGCGAGGGCGCGGCCAACCAGGGTGCCTTCCACGAAACGCTGAACCTCGCGGCGCTGTGGAAGCTGCCGGTGGTGTTCGTCATCGAGGACAACGCCTGGGGCATCTCGGTGGCCAAGGCCAGCGCCACCTGCATCGCGCAGCACCACGTGCGCGCGGCGGCCTACGGCATGCCTGGCGTGTTCGTCGAGAACAACGACCCGGACGGCGTGTTCCGCGCCGCCGGCGAAGCCATCGAGCGCGCCCGTGCCGGTGGCGGCCCGACCCTCATCGAGATCGAGACCTACCGCCTGGCCGGCCACTTCATGGGCGACGGCGAAACCTACCGCCCCGAGGGCGAGAAGGACAGCCTGATGAAAAAGGACCCGATTCCCGGCTACCGCCAGCGCCTGCTCGATGAAGGCGTGCTGAGCGAGGCGCAGGCCGAAGACATCGCGGCACGTGCCCGCGGCCGCATCGACGAAGCCGTGCAGTTCGCCCGCGAAAGCCCCTACCCCCGTCCAGAAGAGGCGATGGAAAAGGTGTTCGTGTAA
- a CDS encoding zinc-dependent alcohol dehydrogenase family protein, translating into MSHKAIFVQPGGGYDRVVVGTSEAATPGAGEITVRLRANSLNYHDFAVVSGMWGPSEPRIPMADGAGEVLAVGAGVTEFAVGDAVVSTFFPDWLAGEPLIEGFATVPGDGIDGYAREMVTARATSFTHAPKGYSHAEASTLTTAGLTAWRALMADGKLKPGDSVLIQGTGGVSIFALQFAKMAGATVIATSSSDAKLERLREMGADHLINYRSTPAWGETVRQLTDGRGVDHVIEVGGPATLEQSMVAARIGGHIAVIGILTGVAGELPLVPALVRQLRLQGVLVGSRAQQQEMIRAIDANGIRPVIDKHFAVDDIVEAFRYQETNQHFGKICLDI; encoded by the coding sequence ATGAGCCATAAAGCCATATTCGTGCAGCCCGGTGGCGGCTACGACCGGGTCGTCGTCGGCACCAGCGAGGCTGCCACGCCAGGGGCCGGTGAGATCACCGTGCGCCTGCGCGCCAACTCGCTCAACTATCACGACTTCGCGGTAGTGAGCGGCATGTGGGGCCCGAGCGAGCCACGCATTCCCATGGCCGATGGTGCCGGTGAAGTGCTGGCGGTGGGCGCAGGCGTGACCGAATTTGCGGTCGGCGATGCAGTGGTCAGTACCTTCTTCCCCGACTGGCTGGCCGGTGAGCCTTTGATCGAAGGCTTTGCCACCGTGCCAGGCGACGGCATCGACGGTTACGCGCGGGAAATGGTCACCGCCCGCGCCACCTCGTTCACCCATGCACCCAAGGGCTACAGCCATGCCGAGGCGTCGACCTTGACCACCGCCGGCCTAACCGCCTGGCGTGCGCTGATGGCCGACGGCAAGCTCAAGCCCGGCGACAGCGTGCTGATCCAGGGCACCGGCGGCGTTTCCATCTTTGCCCTGCAGTTCGCCAAGATGGCCGGCGCCACGGTCATCGCCACCTCGTCCAGCGATGCCAAGCTGGAGCGCCTGCGCGAGATGGGCGCCGATCATCTGATCAACTACCGCAGCACGCCGGCCTGGGGTGAAACGGTGCGCCAGCTTACCGATGGCCGCGGCGTCGACCATGTGATCGAGGTGGGCGGCCCGGCGACACTGGAGCAGTCGATGGTGGCGGCGCGCATCGGCGGGCATATCGCTGTCATCGGCATCCTCACCGGCGTGGCGGGCGAGCTGCCGCTGGTGCCGGCGCTGGTGCGTCAGTTGCGTCTGCAGGGTGTGCTGGTGGGCAGCCGCGCGCAGCAGCAGGAGATGATCCGCGCCATCGACGCTAACGGCATTCGCCCGGTCATCGACAAGCACTTCGCGGTGGACGATATCGTCGAGGCGTTCCGCTACCAGGAAACCAACCAGCACTTTGGCAAGATCTGCCTGGATATCTGA